One window of Symbiobacterium terraclitae genomic DNA carries:
- a CDS encoding phosphopantetheine-binding protein: MDSIELRIKKAIIDRLFLEISPEEIDSDAPLFKEGLGLDSIDALEVIIALTKEFGVTMTDEDMPALQSVNTIKQFLLSRVPELTTGGN, translated from the coding sequence ATGGACTCGATCGAGCTGCGCATCAAGAAGGCGATCATCGACCGGCTGTTCCTGGAGATCAGCCCCGAGGAGATCGACAGCGACGCCCCCCTGTTCAAGGAGGGGCTGGGCCTCGACTCCATCGACGCCCTCGAGGTGATCATCGCCCTGACCAAGGAGTTCGGCGTCACCATGACCGACGAGGACATGCCGGCGCTCCAGTCCGTCAACACCATCAAGCAGTTCCTGCTGAGCAGGGTGCCGGAGCTGACGACGGGAGGGAACTAG